The Sphingobium aromaticiconvertens genome has a segment encoding these proteins:
- a CDS encoding phosphotransferase, with protein MTTLANPAGIPARLEDVTAEWLTDIMQPRYPGIVVERMDAVFLRNSHTTKYQVKLTLNDIGKAAGIAENVCLKANWAQFESQGICRLEARFYEDFRRHVAFPAPRSYFEAWDPRQDSGQGLVVMEDLSIEGGQFGTSTDHMGVEEAARAVESLARIHGAFWDSPVLHAADWLPVSMVTPVDAQQLHMMYSFAKANHAKPEYQSFLPNWIKGDLSRLHTVFDALVDFARTKEQGPWCLVHGDSHQGNSYVRPDGKRVWLDWQLVRKGRPIRDFTYFILGALTIEERRANDRDLLRHYRRCLVETGAQNVPDDETLWEYYRRWPPYAMQAWIANMDEWGQKGAHIVERIFIAGEDLGTVEALGVTF; from the coding sequence ATGACGACTTTGGCGAACCCGGCGGGCATTCCCGCCAGACTGGAAGACGTAACGGCCGAATGGCTGACCGACATCATGCAACCGCGTTATCCTGGCATCGTGGTGGAGCGGATGGATGCGGTCTTCCTGCGCAACAGTCACACAACCAAATATCAGGTAAAACTGACCCTCAACGACATTGGCAAAGCAGCCGGCATTGCTGAAAATGTCTGCCTGAAAGCCAATTGGGCGCAGTTCGAAAGCCAGGGCATTTGCCGTCTGGAAGCCCGCTTTTACGAAGATTTCCGCCGACACGTCGCCTTCCCCGCGCCCCGCTCCTATTTCGAGGCCTGGGACCCACGTCAGGACAGCGGACAGGGTCTTGTCGTAATGGAGGATCTCTCGATCGAGGGCGGCCAATTCGGGACCAGCACCGACCATATGGGCGTGGAGGAAGCGGCGCGCGCCGTAGAGAGCCTCGCCCGCATACATGGGGCATTTTGGGATAGTCCGGTGTTGCACGCCGCCGATTGGCTCCCAGTATCCATGGTGACACCGGTCGATGCACAGCAACTGCACATGATGTACAGTTTTGCCAAGGCAAACCATGCCAAGCCGGAATATCAGTCCTTCCTTCCCAACTGGATCAAGGGCGATTTGTCGCGGCTCCACACGGTCTTCGACGCCCTGGTCGATTTCGCTCGGACCAAGGAACAAGGGCCATGGTGCCTGGTCCATGGCGACAGCCATCAGGGCAACAGCTATGTCCGTCCCGATGGAAAGCGGGTCTGGCTCGACTGGCAACTGGTGCGGAAGGGCCGGCCGATCCGCGATTTCACCTATTTCATCCTCGGCGCGTTGACGATCGAGGAGCGTCGCGCCAATGACCGCGACCTGTTGCGCCATTACCGCCGCTGCCTGGTCGAAACCGGAGCGCAAAATGTCCCCGACGACGAGACGCTGTGGGAATATTATCGCCGCTGGCCGCCCTATGCGATGCAAGCATGGATCGCGAACATGGACGAATGGGGCCAGAAAGGCGCGCATATCGTCGAGCGCATCTTCATCGCCGGTGAAGATCTGGGTACCGTGGAAGCGCTAGGCGTCACTTTCTGA